One genomic region from Syntrophorhabdaceae bacterium encodes:
- a CDS encoding class I adenylate-forming enzyme family protein, translated as MNVYQTFEETANRHKGRPAVRYLGEVLNYVDLFAYVERLSTGLKSLGLKQRDKIILYMPNTPQWIISWLSIQKIGAVVVPIAPIYTPRDLRYIAGDSGARTVICADTNFGYAKELKEEGALDTVIVTRMADLLPRYKWLIGKAFDRIPEGKIEKGKGIYELADLMKTRTTMEGAQVSESETLEMLYTGGTTKNPKGVPISHALFLESVKAQLEVSASLIPSPENVVMQGGPLFHILGQVFGLGPLCITGDCVIIMPKVSIDAFLYYVQIYKAKTFFGVPALYRMILEHDRLDFYNISSLAYCFSGGDVLPRETARRWKEKFGKEIYEGYGATETCGGVTMPTVTEEIPPGSIGKALSIKKVKIVDEATLQDMPVGEAGELLVSSDHMVGAYWNKEEETKEAFVEIEGRRWYRTGDVLRKDEKDFYYFVDRTADTIKHKGYRVSSSEIEAALQEHPAVLAACAVGVPDEKVGERIKAFVVLKEDVKGVTGYDLIHWCRDHLASYKIPQYIEFRDMLPKSKVGKLLRREMRREERKRHEE; from the coding sequence ATGAATGTATATCAGACCTTCGAAGAAACAGCAAACCGGCACAAAGGAAGACCGGCCGTTCGATACCTGGGAGAGGTCCTGAACTATGTTGATCTTTTCGCATATGTCGAGCGCCTTTCTACGGGACTCAAATCGTTGGGCTTAAAACAACGTGACAAGATCATTCTTTACATGCCGAATACCCCTCAATGGATTATCAGCTGGCTTTCCATCCAAAAGATCGGGGCCGTGGTAGTACCCATCGCCCCTATTTATACACCGCGCGATCTGAGATATATCGCCGGGGATTCAGGCGCACGCACCGTTATTTGTGCGGATACGAATTTTGGCTATGCTAAAGAACTTAAAGAAGAAGGTGCCCTGGATACAGTCATTGTCACGAGAATGGCGGACCTTTTACCCCGGTACAAGTGGCTCATAGGCAAGGCCTTCGACCGGATACCGGAAGGTAAGATAGAAAAGGGCAAGGGTATCTATGAACTCGCGGACCTTATGAAAACCAGGACCACCATGGAGGGGGCCCAGGTTAGTGAAAGTGAGACCCTTGAGATGCTCTATACCGGTGGGACCACAAAAAACCCGAAAGGTGTCCCCATTAGTCATGCCCTCTTCCTCGAGTCTGTCAAGGCACAACTTGAGGTAAGTGCCTCTCTGATCCCATCCCCCGAAAATGTGGTCATGCAGGGGGGTCCGCTTTTCCACATCCTCGGACAGGTGTTCGGTCTGGGTCCGCTCTGTATTACCGGAGACTGCGTTATCATCATGCCCAAGGTAAGTATAGATGCCTTTCTTTACTATGTTCAGATATACAAGGCAAAGACCTTCTTCGGTGTTCCTGCACTCTATAGAATGATCCTCGAACATGACAGGCTTGATTTCTATAATATTTCATCCCTTGCCTATTGCTTTAGCGGCGGCGATGTTCTTCCTCGGGAAACGGCACGGCGGTGGAAAGAAAAATTTGGTAAAGAGATTTATGAAGGATACGGGGCGACAGAGACCTGCGGTGGCGTTACCATGCCGACAGTGACAGAAGAAATACCTCCCGGAAGCATTGGCAAGGCCCTCTCTATAAAGAAGGTAAAGATCGTCGATGAAGCGACCTTGCAGGATATGCCTGTAGGGGAGGCCGGCGAGCTCCTTGTCTCATCGGATCATATGGTAGGGGCATATTGGAACAAAGAAGAGGAAACAAAAGAAGCCTTTGTTGAAATTGAGGGGCGGAGATGGTACAGGACCGGTGATGTATTAAGAAAGGATGAAAAGGACTTCTATTATTTTGTAGACAGAACCGCGGATACCATAAAGCATAAAGGCTACAGGGTGTCATCTTCAGAGATTGAGGCAGCCCTGCAGGAGCATCCGGCTGTTCTTGCCGCATGCGCTGTTGGGGTTCCGGATGAGAAGGTTGGAGAGAGAATAAAGGCCTTCGTTGTGTTGAAAGAAGACGTGAAGGGTGTTACAGGCTACGATCTGATCCACTGGTGC
- a CDS encoding ABC transporter ATP-binding protein has protein sequence MLNVDKLMVFYENAIAINELSIEVNRGEIVGIIGSNSAGKTTLMNTISGLLLDTKLKEQRKGGERITIFGHISFLEQDITDRWADERVKMGIVLSRERHPVFVESDVEENLKIASYLLPRVEMRERIDYIYKIFPALVPLRKRRAGFLSGGEQQMLAIGMSLMVKPKLMLLDEPLLGLSPAIQVKLIESIVTIRKEAGVTILLCEQFARPVLPIIDRGYVLENGMLTLHGTGEELYNNPEIKAAYFGV, from the coding sequence ATGCTGAACGTTGATAAGCTTATGGTCTTTTACGAAAACGCCATCGCCATAAATGAACTCTCTATCGAAGTGAACAGAGGGGAGATCGTCGGCATTATAGGCTCAAACAGTGCCGGCAAGACCACGCTGATGAACACGATCTCCGGGCTCCTTCTTGACACAAAACTCAAGGAGCAGCGCAAGGGTGGTGAGAGGATAACCATATTCGGTCATATCTCTTTTCTCGAACAGGATATTACCGACCGCTGGGCCGATGAACGGGTCAAGATGGGGATAGTTCTCTCTCGTGAAAGACATCCGGTTTTTGTGGAAAGTGACGTTGAAGAAAACCTGAAGATCGCCTCTTACTTGTTGCCCAGAGTGGAAATGAGGGAGAGGATTGACTATATTTACAAGATATTTCCTGCCCTCGTACCCTTAAGGAAGAGAAGGGCCGGCTTCCTGAGCGGTGGTGAGCAGCAGATGCTCGCTATCGGAATGTCTCTCATGGTAAAACCCAAGCTGATGCTCCTTGATGAACCGCTCCTTGGCCTCTCCCCTGCCATCCAGGTAAAGCTTATAGAGTCGATCGTGACAATACGAAAAGAGGCAGGCGTTACAATCTTGCTCTGTGAACAGTTTGCCCGGCCCGTATTACCTATTATCGACCGGGGATATGTCCTCGAAAACGGCATGCTCACCCTCCACGGGACAGGAGAAGAGCTCTACAACAACCCCGAGATAAAGGCAGCCTATTTTGGAGTGTAG
- a CDS encoding ATP-binding cassette domain-containing protein codes for MALLEVKGITKAFGGVKALDDVSVGVEENTLLGIIGPNGSGKTTLVNTITGFVRPDRGSVLFKGKDVIGLPPYRITNMGIGRAFQMVKPFFHLPAYKNIVVPLASPRVRASSGGRFGDKDAVALDVLEEVGFERDSSVPYKSASVLPHGYLKRLELARLLALKSEIFILDELFSGLSIAEVTSIIPIIEKILADGKTVIMVEHRLKELFRIADKVIVLNYGKKIKEGPPKAILEDEEVKKAYLGVEV; via the coding sequence ATGGCGCTTCTTGAGGTAAAAGGCATAACAAAGGCCTTTGGCGGCGTAAAGGCCTTAGATGATGTGAGCGTCGGGGTTGAGGAAAACACGCTCCTGGGCATCATCGGACCCAACGGATCCGGCAAGACCACCCTTGTCAACACAATTACGGGCTTCGTGAGGCCGGACCGCGGCAGTGTATTGTTTAAAGGAAAGGATGTGATCGGCCTTCCCCCTTACAGGATCACCAATATGGGTATCGGCAGGGCCTTTCAAATGGTGAAGCCATTTTTTCACCTTCCCGCCTATAAGAATATTGTTGTTCCCCTTGCTTCGCCAAGGGTAAGGGCTTCCTCGGGGGGAAGGTTTGGGGATAAGGATGCGGTGGCCCTGGACGTCCTCGAAGAAGTCGGTTTTGAACGGGATTCTTCAGTACCGTACAAGTCAGCAAGTGTACTGCCTCACGGGTACCTCAAAAGACTTGAACTCGCACGGCTCCTCGCTCTTAAGAGTGAGATATTTATCCTCGATGAGCTTTTTTCCGGCCTTTCCATCGCAGAAGTCACAAGCATAATCCCCATTATCGAAAAGATCCTTGCGGATGGTAAGACCGTGATCATGGTGGAGCATAGACTGAAGGAACTGTTCCGCATAGCCGACAAGGTGATAGTCCTCAATTACGGTAAGAAGATCAAGGAAGGGCCTCCGAAAGCAATACTGGAAGACGAAGAGGTGAAAAAGGCGTATCTCGGTGTGGAGGTGTAG
- a CDS encoding branched-chain amino acid ABC transporter permease, with the protein MKENYRKERIARGIKARSDDIYALTSYREMWYLLFPRLIPIVGIALAAYFLPLYWKKVAITTCVFAMLAVSWDFLSSCGMLSLGQALFFGIGSYTAGSLNHYLGLPVYLTIPIATVVGGLLSTILLLPVIRLRGIYFAMITLILPLMIMRLVEATKILGGTEGLTGLSPFPNVWVEITLILAAMWASLFGLRRFIASDYGLIFVSIRDNDRATMASGINIYAFKAQALFIGSSICAFCGAFMTHSYQFTGMPVFAMEFSILPIAAAAIGGIGTLAGPLVGACILVPLSEFLREFGTLRIVFYGFILVICVVALPEGIFHYASRKYNEMERWVKLE; encoded by the coding sequence GTGAAGGAAAATTACCGGAAGGAGCGTATCGCAAGGGGTATAAAGGCCCGTTCTGATGATATATATGCCCTCACTTCCTACAGGGAGATGTGGTACCTCCTGTTCCCAAGGCTCATCCCCATTGTGGGAATCGCCCTCGCCGCCTACTTTTTGCCGTTGTACTGGAAAAAAGTGGCCATTACCACCTGCGTCTTCGCCATGCTTGCTGTGTCCTGGGATTTTCTTTCCAGTTGCGGAATGCTGTCCCTCGGACAGGCCCTTTTCTTCGGGATAGGTTCATACACGGCGGGTAGTCTCAATCATTATCTCGGGCTGCCCGTCTACCTCACTATCCCCATAGCAACCGTTGTCGGAGGACTCCTCTCAACGATCCTGCTTTTGCCTGTCATCCGGTTAAGGGGTATCTATTTCGCCATGATAACCCTTATCCTGCCGCTCATGATCATGCGACTCGTCGAAGCAACAAAGATCCTCGGCGGGACAGAGGGCCTTACCGGTTTAAGCCCCTTTCCCAATGTATGGGTTGAGATCACGCTCATTCTCGCCGCTATGTGGGCATCTTTGTTCGGGCTCCGAAGGTTTATCGCTTCTGACTATGGACTTATATTCGTAAGCATACGGGACAATGACAGGGCTACCATGGCATCAGGTATTAACATCTACGCCTTCAAGGCACAGGCATTGTTTATCGGGAGCAGTATCTGTGCGTTCTGCGGGGCTTTTATGACACACTCTTATCAGTTTACCGGGATGCCTGTTTTTGCGATGGAGTTTTCAATCCTCCCCATTGCTGCAGCCGCGATCGGGGGTATCGGGACGCTTGCAGGGCCCCTCGTAGGCGCGTGTATTCTTGTACCCCTTTCCGAGTTTTTGAGGGAATTCGGCACTTTGCGGATCGTATTCTATGGATTTATTCTGGTAATTTGCGTTGTGGCGCTGCCGGAAGGCATCTTCCACTACGCATCACGGAAATACAACGAGATGGAAAGGTGGGTAAAGTTAGAATAG